In the Maridesulfovibrio bastinii DSM 16055 genome, one interval contains:
- a CDS encoding TetR/AcrR family transcriptional regulator: protein MSDTTKHARRGRTKVMSDEKRRADIVAKAEELFIHNGYGKTSTDEIAAQCKISKQTLYRLFPGKIDLFAAVVESHRMRMIDLSSDCDELPIEEALAKIFMIELDQQAYEIRASFIRTANTESLQHPNLREILKTHGGIKNRIQLTEWLDRQCEQGKLSIENTASAAQMLMDMLTGAVIFDAIGGFSWDKTENRIAHFRQCISLFLSGALPGRDQD, encoded by the coding sequence ATGAGCGACACAACTAAACATGCCAGACGCGGCCGTACCAAGGTGATGTCGGATGAAAAAAGACGGGCCGATATTGTTGCCAAAGCAGAAGAATTATTCATTCACAACGGGTATGGAAAGACTTCTACCGACGAAATTGCCGCACAATGCAAAATATCCAAGCAGACGCTATACAGACTCTTTCCGGGTAAAATAGACCTCTTCGCAGCGGTAGTGGAATCACACAGAATGCGCATGATTGACCTGAGCAGCGACTGCGATGAACTCCCCATAGAAGAAGCTCTGGCTAAAATTTTTATGATTGAACTTGATCAGCAGGCATATGAAATAAGGGCCTCCTTCATTCGCACGGCAAATACTGAATCCCTGCAGCACCCCAATCTGCGCGAAATTCTCAAAACACACGGCGGTATTAAAAACAGGATTCAATTAACTGAGTGGCTGGACCGGCAATGTGAACAAGGTAAACTGTCAATTGAGAATACTGCCAGCGCAGCACAAATGCTGATGGATATGCTTACAGGAGCAGTTATCTTTGACGCCATAGGTGGATTCAGCTGGGATAAAACTGAAAACCGTATTGCCCACTTCCGGCAGTGTATCTCACTTTTTCTTAGCGGTGCCCTTCCCGGCAGGGATCAGGACTAA
- a CDS encoding C40 family peptidase — protein MTDQSSIEKVATANSWSQFCFLTLTILILMSSSGCASKSVRPELPIKGTGKTESFSSGQLHHKKAAAIVSTARSLIGIPYKWGGNSPKTGFDCSGFAWYVYNKNGINLPRMTSAQISTGKRVKGAINAGDLIFYKVTKKGKSLHVGIATGEKTFVHSPSSGKSVRESSMNNPYWVKHFISARRIF, from the coding sequence ATGACTGATCAGAGTTCAATTGAAAAGGTCGCAACAGCAAATAGCTGGTCTCAGTTCTGCTTTTTGACGCTGACTATTCTTATACTCATGTCTTCCAGCGGGTGCGCATCTAAATCTGTACGCCCTGAACTGCCAATAAAAGGTACTGGAAAAACTGAAAGCTTCAGTTCAGGCCAGCTTCACCATAAAAAAGCAGCTGCAATAGTTTCAACAGCGCGCTCTCTGATAGGCATCCCTTACAAATGGGGAGGTAATTCACCAAAGACAGGTTTCGATTGCTCCGGATTCGCATGGTACGTTTACAATAAAAATGGAATCAATCTACCCAGAATGACTTCTGCTCAGATAAGCACCGGAAAACGAGTCAAAGGTGCTATTAATGCAGGCGACCTTATCTTTTACAAAGTAACCAAAAAAGGAAAATCTTTACATGTTGGCATAGCCACAGGAGAAAAAACATTTGTGCATTCTCCAAGTTCCGGGAAATCAGTCAGAGAATCTTCAATGAACAATCCATATTGGGTAAAACATTTTATCAGTGCCAGAAGGATATTTTAA
- a CDS encoding Bcr/CflA family efflux MFS transporter produces the protein MNGKQHFFSDRTIVFMLAVLGAFPPLSTDLYLPALPHMMGALNASQSAVNLSLSLFLIFFSFGILFWGPVSEKYGRKPILMSGLLLYIAGSAGCAMAVNVEMLIVSRIFQAFGGGAAEAVATAMVKDLYSGRKRERVLAVVMAMVVVAPVIAPVLGAFIFKFLSWRSIFWFLTFFACVAALMSSFLDETLATRYEGSVLHSLGRLGIVLKNPGFSSLLLNFSIVHLPLLAFIASSAFIYINGFGMNEQEYGLYFGFNAVGSLIGPLLFMRLSKFVNSRTIITVSLSMMLICGILLELFGPKSPIFFAAIMFVCTIGVSMMRPPSANILLSQQDGDTGSAASLINFTALFLGSIGMYLISLATENPIPVLGIMMIFIGAACCISWLLLRNRSFVRK, from the coding sequence ATGAACGGTAAGCAGCATTTTTTCAGTGACCGGACAATCGTCTTCATGCTCGCCGTACTTGGAGCTTTTCCACCATTATCCACAGATCTCTATCTTCCTGCTCTGCCACACATGATGGGTGCTCTTAATGCCAGCCAGAGTGCCGTAAATCTCAGCTTAAGCCTCTTTTTAATTTTTTTCTCGTTCGGAATACTTTTCTGGGGACCTGTCAGTGAAAAGTACGGGCGTAAGCCTATACTGATGAGTGGGTTGTTGCTGTATATTGCAGGAAGTGCCGGCTGCGCTATGGCTGTAAACGTCGAGATGTTGATTGTTTCAAGAATTTTTCAGGCGTTTGGAGGTGGAGCAGCAGAAGCCGTTGCGACGGCCATGGTTAAAGATTTGTACAGTGGCAGGAAACGTGAGCGGGTTCTTGCTGTTGTCATGGCAATGGTTGTTGTTGCCCCGGTGATTGCTCCTGTTCTGGGTGCATTTATTTTTAAATTCCTTTCATGGCGTTCTATTTTCTGGTTTCTGACTTTTTTTGCCTGCGTGGCAGCCCTGATGTCATCCTTTCTGGATGAAACACTTGCCACACGTTATGAAGGGTCTGTCCTGCATTCACTCGGCAGGTTGGGAATAGTTCTTAAAAACCCCGGTTTTTCATCGCTCCTGTTGAATTTTTCCATTGTTCATCTGCCGCTGCTTGCTTTTATTGCTTCATCCGCTTTTATTTACATCAACGGTTTCGGTATGAATGAACAGGAATACGGATTGTATTTTGGATTCAACGCCGTGGGTTCATTAATAGGCCCGTTGCTTTTCATGCGCTTATCAAAATTTGTTAACAGCAGAACAATTATCACCGTCAGCCTGAGTATGATGCTGATCTGCGGGATTCTTCTGGAGTTGTTCGGGCCAAAATCGCCGATTTTTTTTGCTGCGATAATGTTTGTCTGCACCATAGGTGTAAGCATGATGCGCCCTCCATCTGCGAACATCCTATTATCTCAGCAGGATGGGGATACCGGCTCTGCTGCATCTCTCATAAATTTTACTGCGCTGTTTCTGGGAAGTATCGGAATGTATCTGATTTCACTGGCAACTGAAAATCCAATACCCGTGCTTGGGATTATGATGATCTTTATCGGTGCGGCCTGCTGTATTTCGTGGCTCCTGCTGCGGAACAGGTCATTTGTAAGAAAATAG
- a CDS encoding glycyl radical protein yields MTKNKPGVEIPKSVGASERIKKILDRFLNTSPAICAERAVLITEAYKETEGQPMPVRRAKALEKILSNMSIFIQDDEVIVGNQCSMPRSAPIFPEFSCKWVEAELDRLEKRTADVFLISEDVKTKLRDAFSYWDGKTVNEIASNLMPPESLEAHNEVVYTVGNYFYNGVGHISANYEKVLTKGLNSIIAQAEERLAEIDFSDSSQLNKMHFLKSVIISNKAVIAFAERFAVLAEKMATASEDSERKAELMEIARICRKVPAEPAETFQEALQSFWFIHLVIQIESNGHSISPMRFDQYMNPFLKMDNITVEKAQELLDMLWIKFSELNKVRDEDSTMAFAGYPMFMNLIVGGQKRDGSDATNAMSYLILQASANTKLYAPSLSIRIHEGTPDPLYHKAAELSRMGLGYPAYYNDRVIVPALLARGLEREDARDYGIIGCVEPQVGGKTEGWHDAAFYNMAKIIELSLNDGVDQRTGKQLGPKTGNIDSFKSFDDVMEAYKTQTAYFVKLMAAADNAVDMSHAKHCPLPFLSSLVDDCISEGLSLQEGGAHYNFTGPQGVGVANAGDSLSAIKKLVFEDKAITLEQLHDALAKNFEGMEDLRQMLINRAPKYGNDDDFADEIAREAALAYCNEVNKYTNPRGGKFQPGLYPASANVPLGSVVMATPDGRKAWTPLADGVSPISGYDSCGPTASVLSVAKLDHEIASNGTLLNQKFHPSALEGEKGLDNLKAVTETYFQNGGFHVQYNVISRDTLLDAQANPEKYKGLVVRVAGYSAFYTALDKSLQDDILARTEQTF; encoded by the coding sequence ATGACCAAAAACAAACCAGGTGTTGAAATCCCGAAGAGTGTTGGAGCGTCTGAACGTATCAAAAAAATTCTGGACCGTTTTCTTAATACCTCTCCGGCTATATGCGCTGAGCGCGCTGTTCTCATTACTGAAGCCTATAAGGAAACTGAAGGACAGCCCATGCCCGTGCGCAGAGCCAAAGCTCTGGAAAAGATCCTGTCCAACATGTCAATTTTTATTCAGGATGATGAGGTTATTGTCGGAAACCAATGTTCCATGCCCAGATCAGCTCCAATATTTCCTGAATTTTCCTGCAAATGGGTTGAAGCTGAACTTGACCGTCTTGAAAAACGTACAGCTGACGTGTTCCTTATCTCCGAAGATGTAAAAACAAAACTGCGTGACGCATTTTCTTACTGGGATGGTAAAACAGTAAACGAGATTGCCTCTAATCTCATGCCTCCAGAATCTCTTGAAGCTCATAATGAGGTTGTCTACACGGTTGGAAACTATTTTTATAATGGTGTGGGACACATCTCAGCCAACTACGAAAAAGTCCTGACCAAAGGTCTTAATTCCATAATTGCTCAAGCTGAAGAGCGGCTTGCTGAAATAGATTTTTCAGATTCATCACAGCTTAATAAAATGCATTTCCTGAAGTCTGTCATCATCTCCAACAAAGCGGTTATCGCCTTTGCTGAAAGATTCGCAGTTCTTGCTGAAAAGATGGCTACAGCAAGTGAAGACTCGGAACGCAAAGCCGAGCTTATGGAAATAGCCCGCATCTGCCGCAAGGTTCCTGCTGAACCTGCTGAAACATTTCAGGAAGCTCTTCAGTCATTCTGGTTTATCCATCTTGTCATCCAGATTGAATCCAACGGACATTCAATTTCACCAATGCGTTTCGACCAGTACATGAATCCATTCCTTAAAATGGACAACATTACCGTTGAAAAAGCGCAGGAACTTCTTGATATGCTCTGGATCAAGTTCTCTGAACTGAACAAGGTCCGTGACGAAGATTCGACCATGGCTTTTGCCGGATACCCCATGTTTATGAACCTGATAGTGGGAGGACAGAAACGTGACGGATCCGATGCAACCAACGCTATGTCCTATCTTATCCTTCAGGCCAGTGCCAACACCAAGCTTTACGCTCCATCTCTTTCCATACGCATCCATGAAGGCACTCCTGATCCGCTCTACCACAAAGCAGCCGAACTGAGCCGTATGGGTCTTGGATACCCGGCATACTACAATGACAGAGTCATTGTTCCGGCTCTGCTTGCACGCGGTCTGGAACGTGAAGATGCCCGCGATTACGGCATCATCGGCTGTGTTGAACCACAGGTTGGCGGAAAGACAGAAGGCTGGCACGATGCAGCATTCTACAATATGGCTAAAATCATTGAACTAAGCCTCAATGACGGAGTGGATCAGAGAACCGGAAAGCAGCTCGGACCTAAGACAGGTAATATAGATTCATTCAAATCATTTGACGATGTGATGGAAGCATACAAAACGCAGACTGCATACTTTGTAAAACTCATGGCAGCAGCAGACAACGCTGTTGATATGTCACATGCAAAACACTGCCCGCTGCCTTTCCTGTCGTCACTTGTTGATGACTGCATCTCAGAAGGTCTTTCACTTCAGGAAGGTGGAGCACATTACAACTTTACCGGCCCGCAGGGAGTTGGAGTTGCCAACGCAGGTGATTCACTGAGTGCTATCAAAAAGCTTGTATTTGAAGATAAAGCTATAACTCTGGAACAACTTCATGATGCACTGGCCAAGAACTTTGAAGGAATGGAAGATCTGCGCCAGATGCTTATCAACCGTGCGCCCAAATATGGTAATGATGATGATTTCGCAGATGAGATCGCAAGGGAAGCAGCTCTTGCATACTGCAATGAAGTCAACAAATATACCAATCCCCGTGGCGGCAAGTTCCAGCCGGGACTCTATCCGGCATCAGCCAATGTGCCTTTAGGCTCTGTTGTAATGGCAACCCCTGACGGCAGAAAAGCATGGACTCCGCTTGCAGACGGCGTTTCACCTATCTCCGGATATGATTCCTGCGGTCCTACGGCATCAGTTCTTTCTGTCGCCAAGCTGGATCACGAAATTGCATCCAACGGAACACTGCTTAACCAGAAATTCCATCCCTCTGCTCTTGAAGGTGAAAAAGGACTGGATAACCTTAAAGCGGTTACTGAGACTTACTTCCAGAACGGTGGATTCCATGTCCAGTATAACGTCATCAGCCGTGATACATTGCTGGATGCTCAGGCAAACCCTGAAAAATACAAAGGTCTTGTAGTTCGCGTTGCCGGCTACAGCGCATTTTATACAGCCCTTGATAAATCACTCCAGGATGACATTCTGGCCCGTACTGAACAAACATTCTAA
- a CDS encoding septal ring lytic transglycosylase RlpA family protein has translation MKIIFLFYICILMIFSGCSTANNQSDNVNIDEYIEYHSDIYASGKASYYADKFQGRKTASGEVFDQNKKTAAHRSLPFGTRLKITNIKNNKSVIVRVNDRGPYSKRILIDLSKSAFAAIGNTRSGIINVRIEKVGP, from the coding sequence ATTTTATATTTGTATTCTTATGATCTTTTCTGGATGTTCAACAGCGAATAATCAAAGTGATAATGTGAATATAGATGAGTATATAGAATATCATAGTGATATATATGCATCAGGAAAAGCATCTTATTATGCAGATAAATTTCAGGGTAGAAAAACAGCAAGTGGAGAAGTTTTTGATCAAAATAAAAAAACTGCTGCACATAGAAGTTTACCATTCGGAACAAGATTAAAGATTACAAATATTAAAAATAATAAAAGTGTAATCGTAAGAGTAAATGATCGTGGACCATACTCTAAAAGGATTTTAATAGATTTATCAAAATCAGCTTTTGCTGCGATAGGTAATACCAGATCCGGTATAATTAATGTTCGTATAGAAAAGGTTGGGCCGTAA
- a CDS encoding GlcG/HbpS family heme-binding protein, which yields MPVNTKTALHMIAAAEKKAKEIGVPMVIAVVDQGANLVAHVRQNDALLASIDLSLNKAFTAVAVKMPTATLGSISQPGEQLYGIQHSNNGRIVIFGGGLPIEEDGKIIGAIGVSGGSVEEDTACAEAGLAAYYK from the coding sequence ATGCCGGTGAATACTAAAACTGCACTGCATATGATTGCCGCAGCTGAAAAAAAAGCAAAAGAAATCGGAGTTCCCATGGTCATCGCGGTAGTTGATCAGGGAGCTAATCTAGTAGCCCATGTACGCCAGAATGACGCTCTGCTGGCCAGCATTGATCTGTCACTCAACAAGGCTTTTACCGCTGTGGCGGTAAAAATGCCCACCGCAACTCTGGGTTCAATTTCACAGCCGGGTGAACAGCTTTATGGAATCCAGCATTCAAACAATGGAAGGATTGTAATTTTCGGAGGAGGTCTGCCTATTGAAGAAGATGGTAAAATAATAGGTGCAATAGGTGTCAGCGGAGGAAGTGTGGAAGAGGACACGGCTTGTGCCGAAGCCGGCCTTGCAGCTTATTACAAATAA
- a CDS encoding glycyl-radical enzyme activating protein — protein sequence MRWKERQHRFSLEDKNKAPLTGLVFDIQRFAVHDGGGIRTLVFLKGCPLRCQWCQNPESMSLKPEIMRVPHHCIGCVKCATLCPENAITIHEDFKVEIDRDKCTYCGECIEKCYAGSMTIVGRYMTVAEVMEEVERDRLFYQNSNGGITFSGGEPTMQPEFLIEALKEARKRGLHTAIESCAMCPEETFSKVLDHVDLLLTDIKHMDSASHEKLTGAPNRQILNNISMAAQKGIDIRIRIPLIPGKNDSEENIKATAEFVESLGNSVQGLDILPYHRLGEPKWEQLDRDYPLKGVNPPDREHVLYLKDLVKPHCPNVSVGG from the coding sequence ATGAGATGGAAAGAACGCCAGCACAGATTCAGCCTAGAGGATAAAAACAAAGCCCCGCTTACAGGTCTTGTTTTCGATATTCAACGTTTTGCAGTTCATGACGGTGGAGGTATCCGCACTCTTGTTTTTCTCAAAGGATGCCCCTTGAGATGCCAATGGTGTCAAAACCCTGAGTCCATGAGTCTAAAACCTGAAATAATGCGCGTTCCCCATCACTGTATAGGATGCGTAAAATGTGCGACTCTCTGCCCGGAAAATGCGATAACTATCCATGAAGATTTCAAAGTTGAAATAGACAGGGATAAATGCACATACTGTGGTGAATGCATTGAAAAATGTTACGCTGGCTCCATGACCATTGTCGGCCGTTACATGACTGTTGCCGAAGTGATGGAAGAAGTCGAGAGAGACCGCCTTTTTTACCAAAACTCCAATGGCGGGATAACATTCTCCGGCGGAGAACCCACCATGCAACCCGAATTTTTGATCGAAGCTCTGAAAGAGGCCCGTAAACGCGGACTTCATACAGCTATTGAAAGTTGCGCTATGTGCCCCGAGGAAACTTTTTCCAAAGTACTCGATCATGTGGATCTTCTGCTGACGGACATCAAGCATATGGATTCGGCAAGTCACGAGAAGCTGACCGGAGCCCCGAACAGGCAGATTCTCAACAATATCAGCATGGCAGCTCAAAAGGGCATAGACATCAGAATAAGAATCCCGCTTATTCCGGGCAAAAATGACTCGGAGGAGAACATTAAAGCTACAGCTGAGTTTGTCGAATCTCTGGGAAACAGTGTGCAGGGACTTGATATTCTTCCGTATCACAGGCTGGGAGAACCAAAATGGGAGCAACTTGACCGGGATTACCCTCTAAAGGGAGTCAACCCTCCTGACAGAGAACACGTGCTCTACCTGAAAGATCTGGTCAAACCCCATTGCCCTAATGTATCGGTGGGAGGATAA
- a CDS encoding PocR ligand-binding domain-containing protein encodes MDSEKVFSNNTAQLPEDFLEEINLLRGRIEELEASQSLCGNLGGRCSVKNSWDGLSKSEEEYRFEDYFDVEALQKIQDAFSEATNVASIITDLDGRPITKPSRFCRLCRDLIRRTPKGLKNCMRSDASFGTKSPLEPITRPCLSGGLWDGGTSFYVGDRHIANWIVGQVRCPPQDDERIKSYAREIGVDEDVFMDALSEVPVMSREQFLNVCNALCLIANQLSILARKNFLQAQAIERRHVAEAALRESEERFRQLAQSTFEAIFFHHEGEILTSNKAGQRVFGYNQEDFSGLRIEDLATPDYRNLVREYTSENRKSRFDANFRNRDGKELICEIQQREIIFQGEKVSVCAIRDITERVESERQAKEKEQQLIQADKMVSLGILVSGMAHEINNPNSFMTLNLPLMDEIWADISPVLEDYYHENGEFLAGGLEYSELRSFMPDLLSRMREGATRISGIVNSLKDYSRLQPGELMWDVDLDSVIKNSLRLLENMISKTTQKFKIDLADNLPPVRGNSQRLSQVLINLLVNSCEALTDRSQGIYLSSRYVEEENKIDIIVCDEGIGIKEEHLKKIMDPFFTTKRNCGGTGLGLSVSSSIVQEHGGELVFTANPGGGTVARFSIPVTGEGEKDA; translated from the coding sequence ATGGATTCAGAAAAAGTTTTTTCAAATAACACGGCGCAGTTGCCGGAAGATTTTCTTGAAGAGATTAATCTGCTGCGTGGAAGGATAGAGGAACTTGAGGCTTCACAGTCACTTTGTGGAAATCTGGGCGGCAGATGTTCGGTAAAAAACAGTTGGGACGGACTTAGTAAAAGTGAAGAAGAGTACCGCTTTGAGGATTACTTTGATGTTGAGGCCTTGCAGAAAATTCAGGACGCATTTTCAGAAGCAACCAACGTCGCGTCAATCATAACCGATCTTGACGGCCGTCCTATTACAAAACCCAGCAGGTTCTGCCGGTTATGCCGGGACCTTATCCGCAGGACTCCCAAGGGCTTGAAAAATTGTATGCGCTCTGATGCTTCTTTCGGAACCAAAAGTCCTCTGGAGCCGATAACTCGGCCCTGTCTAAGTGGTGGATTATGGGACGGAGGTACCAGTTTTTATGTTGGTGACCGCCACATTGCCAACTGGATAGTGGGACAGGTTCGCTGTCCGCCGCAGGACGATGAGCGGATCAAATCCTACGCCCGTGAAATCGGCGTGGATGAAGATGTGTTTATGGATGCTTTGAGTGAAGTCCCGGTGATGTCCCGCGAGCAGTTTTTAAACGTCTGCAACGCATTATGTCTTATTGCTAATCAGCTTTCTATTCTGGCCCGTAAAAATTTTCTTCAGGCTCAGGCTATTGAAAGAAGGCACGTTGCGGAAGCGGCTCTAAGAGAGAGTGAGGAAAGATTCCGCCAGCTTGCACAGTCTACTTTTGAAGCAATTTTTTTCCATCATGAAGGAGAAATCCTTACTTCCAATAAAGCCGGGCAGAGGGTTTTCGGCTATAATCAGGAGGATTTTTCAGGGCTTAGAATTGAAGATCTGGCCACTCCTGATTACAGGAATCTGGTTCGTGAATACACTTCTGAAAATCGTAAATCCCGCTTTGACGCCAACTTTCGCAACCGTGACGGTAAAGAACTGATTTGCGAAATTCAGCAGCGTGAAATTATATTTCAGGGAGAAAAGGTAAGTGTCTGCGCTATTCGCGATATTACTGAAAGAGTTGAATCCGAGCGACAGGCCAAAGAAAAAGAGCAACAGCTGATTCAGGCTGATAAAATGGTTTCACTGGGAATTCTTGTCTCCGGTATGGCGCATGAAATTAATAACCCGAACAGTTTTATGACCCTTAACCTCCCGTTAATGGATGAAATCTGGGCGGATATTTCACCTGTGCTTGAAGATTATTATCATGAGAATGGAGAATTCCTTGCCGGAGGGCTTGAGTACTCGGAACTAAGGAGTTTCATGCCCGATCTGCTGTCCAGAATGCGTGAGGGGGCTACGCGCATAAGCGGCATAGTCAACAGTCTCAAGGATTATTCCAGACTCCAGCCCGGTGAACTTATGTGGGATGTTGATCTCGACAGTGTTATTAAAAATTCGTTGCGGCTTTTAGAAAATATGATCAGCAAAACCACGCAGAAATTTAAAATTGATCTTGCTGACAACCTGCCTCCAGTGCGCGGAAACTCGCAGCGACTTTCACAGGTGCTGATAAATCTGCTTGTTAATTCCTGTGAAGCTCTAACTGACCGCAGTCAGGGAATCTATCTCTCCTCCCGTTATGTTGAAGAAGAAAATAAAATTGACATAATTGTCTGTGATGAAGGGATAGGGATAAAAGAAGAGCATTTGAAAAAAATAATGGATCCTTTTTTTACTACTAAACGGAACTGCGGTGGGACGGGACTTGGATTGTCTGTATCTTCATCAATTGTTCAGGAACATGGTGGAGAGCTGGTATTTACGGCAAATCCGGGCGGTGGAACAGTGGCAAGATTTTCAATTCCTGTAACAGGGGAAGGGGAAAAGGATGCATAA
- a CDS encoding sigma-54-dependent transcriptional regulator — translation MHKSSGLTPRYPLLLVDDEDSWLHSFRATLKSQGIDNVVLLNDGTKVMETLGSRMFCAVAIDLMMPNVSGEDLIPRIVEEFPELPVLVISGLNEIKSVVNCIRKGAFDFIVKTEDRNTLIAGIRHAIEIFELRQENTSLRQRFFKDGPDRPELFSEIISSHKDMISIFKYIEAISETSRAVLITGESGVGKELIARAVHKASGRKGRFVPVNVAGLDDNILSDTMFGHKKGAFTGASESRIGLVEKASNGTLFLDEIGDMSQVSQTKLLRLLQEKEFMPIGSDMAKRSSARIVAATHKPISEMQESGKFRKDLFFRLRGHIIQIPPLRNRMEDLPLLISYFVEETRADTGMDFKAYVHDIASFLSDYSFPGNIRELQHMVHDAASLCGDGILKPEHFKNLLGVTESNGNAFGQSSSVENITFGNRLPTLQEVRSELFDEALRRTDGNQSSAAQLIGVSRQAVSKYCKKKNVEQG, via the coding sequence ATGCATAAATCATCAGGACTGACACCAAGATATCCTTTGCTGCTGGTTGATGATGAAGATTCATGGCTGCACAGCTTCAGAGCAACCTTAAAATCTCAGGGCATAGATAATGTTGTTCTTTTAAATGATGGAACAAAAGTCATGGAAACTCTTGGCTCCCGCATGTTCTGTGCCGTTGCCATAGACCTTATGATGCCTAATGTCTCCGGCGAAGACCTCATCCCCCGGATAGTGGAAGAGTTTCCTGAATTACCTGTGCTGGTTATTTCCGGGCTTAATGAAATTAAGTCGGTGGTCAACTGTATCCGTAAGGGCGCATTTGATTTTATTGTGAAAACCGAGGACAGAAATACCCTGATTGCCGGGATCAGGCATGCCATAGAAATTTTTGAACTGCGGCAGGAAAATACTTCATTACGGCAGAGATTTTTCAAGGATGGTCCGGACAGGCCCGAGCTTTTCAGTGAAATAATCAGCTCTCATAAGGATATGATATCTATATTCAAATATATTGAAGCAATATCAGAAACCTCAAGAGCTGTCCTTATTACCGGGGAATCAGGGGTTGGCAAGGAGCTTATCGCCCGGGCTGTCCACAAAGCCAGTGGACGCAAGGGACGATTTGTGCCTGTTAATGTTGCCGGTCTGGATGATAATATTCTTTCAGATACTATGTTCGGTCATAAAAAAGGGGCTTTTACCGGAGCAAGTGAATCGCGAATCGGGCTGGTGGAGAAAGCCAGCAACGGAACCCTTTTTCTGGATGAAATCGGCGATATGAGCCAGGTTTCCCAGACGAAGCTTTTGCGGCTTTTGCAGGAAAAAGAGTTCATGCCCATAGGCTCGGATATGGCTAAACGTTCAAGTGCAAGAATTGTTGCTGCTACCCACAAGCCCATAAGTGAGATGCAGGAGAGTGGTAAATTCAGGAAAGATCTTTTTTTCAGGCTGCGCGGGCATATCATCCAGATTCCGCCGTTAAGAAACAGAATGGAGGATCTGCCGCTTCTGATTTCATATTTCGTGGAAGAGACTAGGGCTGATACAGGAATGGACTTCAAGGCTTATGTACATGATATTGCATCTTTTTTAAGCGATTACTCTTTCCCCGGAAATATTCGGGAATTGCAGCACATGGTGCATGATGCGGCAAGTCTGTGCGGGGATGGTATACTTAAACCGGAGCACTTTAAAAATCTGCTCGGAGTTACTGAAAGTAACGGAAATGCTTTTGGTCAGTCCTCGTCTGTGGAAAATATAACTTTTGGGAACAGGCTGCCGACATTGCAGGAAGTCCGCTCGGAACTTTTTGATGAAGCACTTAGAAGGACAGATGGCAATCAATCTTCTGCTGCTCAGCTGATAGGTGTCAGCAGACAGGCCGTCAGCAAATACTGTAAGAAAAAAAATGTGGAGCAGGGATAA
- a CDS encoding MarR family transcriptional regulator has product MEENLNHKIDLIVKTDGLLKDYIESVVLKKIKSGMAADIFDNVTPYHIRAALLLRNIEPCSLKEFATAMRLSKASASALVERMVQAGTVEREMNPDNRREILVKVSPALEQHISYVHAELIKWFGSITEEMGVETVEKWYEVMNSLRSVLTDRLKNGDSYEPEGKYGVCNER; this is encoded by the coding sequence GTGGAAGAAAATTTAAATCATAAGATAGATCTCATCGTCAAAACAGACGGGTTGCTCAAAGATTATATAGAGTCAGTTGTTTTAAAGAAAATCAAATCTGGAATGGCTGCCGATATATTCGATAATGTCACTCCATATCATATACGCGCTGCATTACTGCTACGCAACATTGAACCATGTTCCCTCAAAGAATTTGCAACAGCCATGCGTCTGTCAAAAGCTTCGGCTTCAGCTCTGGTGGAGCGAATGGTTCAGGCCGGTACGGTAGAACGTGAAATGAATCCTGATAACAGGCGTGAAATTCTGGTTAAAGTCAGTCCTGCTCTTGAGCAGCATATTTCATACGTGCATGCTGAGTTGATAAAATGGTTCGGTTCTATAACAGAGGAGATGGGCGTTGAAACTGTTGAAAAGTGGTATGAAGTAATGAATTCTTTACGTTCCGTGCTCACAGACAGACTTAAAAATGGCGATTCTTACGAACCTGAGGGAAAGTACGGAGTCTGTAATGAACGGTAA